The sequence below is a genomic window from Rhinopithecus roxellana isolate Shanxi Qingling chromosome 7, ASM756505v1, whole genome shotgun sequence.
GTTGATGGCTCACTTCTGGTTGTTGATGGTAAATTTACTATGAGCcaagctttattttttctaagtgcTTCTCTAAGTGTTCTAGTGTTTTATTTAATCCCCTAAGCagctctatgaggtaggtattattattattacccccTTGTCACAGATGGTGAAATGGAGGTACAGCGAAGTTGTGTCATTTGTTTAAGGACAAAGAGCTGGGTTTGGAGCCAGGTAGTCTGACTCTAAAGCCTATGATCTTAACCATCACTCTAAAATATATCCTAAAAATAGGTCCTGATCATACTTTTTCATTGATAAACATAGATCTGTATAATCACATTTAAGGACTACATTGCATTCTATTGTATGGGTGTAGCACATGTTAAAAGGTGatctaagcattttttttttcttcagtaggCACAAGCTCAGTTGCCAGAATAGGGATAAACTGTGCTTTGTGTTTCTTTGCCCACTGGGCTATGTAGTAAGAATGTTTAGGAAGGCTGGCAGTGAACATGGAGTTGTTTGCCTTTCTGGGCCTGAGTAGAGGCTCTGTTCAAATCAAGCCTTTCAGTATATTAGACTCTGACTCTTTCATAGAGACCATCTCCATGGATTTGTAAGTTGGTTCTATGCTTGATGGTCTGTCCAGTGACTTTTCCAGAAACTCTGTAGCTGCATTCTCGAGTCAATGCCAAATCTCAGAAAGGAGAGAGCTTATTTGAACCCTGGGTTACAAGAgttttgatttcctttccttctagTTTGctgtattttccaattttctataGAGAGtacatataattttcattttgtggggaaaaataaagttaacatccgtaaaataaaaaagccaggcTAGGAAGGGAATAGAGGTCTAAGactcagtgtttttaaaatatactgtagCTAAACATGTTTACTCTGTGTCTTAGTTTATTTTGtgttactataacagaatacctgagactgtgtaatttataaagaaaagaggtttatttagagGTTTATTTAGTTTTGcagactgggaagttcaagggcatggcctcagcttctggtgagagctttctctctctctctctctttttttttcaagacaaagtcttgctctgtcgcccaggctggagtgcagtggtgcaatcttggctcactgcaacctccacttcccaggttcaaacaattctcctgcctcagcctcctgagtagctgggactacaggtgcacgccaccatgtctggctaattttttttgtagttttagtagagatggggttacaccatgttggccaggctggtctcgaactcctgaccacaggtgatctgcctgccttgacctcctaaagtactgggattacaggcatgagccactacacctggccgaGAGCTTTCTTGACATATCATAACGTGGCAaagaaggtcaaaggggaagtgAACACATGTGAAGAGGCAAAACCCAAGAGGCATCCTGGCTTTATAAAATCCTACTCTTGTGGGGAACTAATTTATTCCTAAGGGAATGAATCTGGTTTTGAAAgagggagaactcactcactaccgtgagaatggcaccaagccaaTCATGAGGTatctgctcccatgacccaaacatcttcCATTAGGCCTCACCTCCCAACATTCCACATTAGGgatcaaatttcttttctttttttttttttttttgagacggagtcttgctctgtcgcccaggctggagtgcagtggctggatctcagctcactgcaagctccgcctcccaggttcaccccattctcctgcctcagcctcccgagtagctgggactacaggcgcccgccaccttgcccggctagattttttttttgtatttttttagtagagacggggtttcaccgtgctagccaggatggtctcgatctcctgacctcgtgatccacccctctcggcctcccaaagtgctgggattacaggcttgagccaccgtgcccgaccagggaccaaatttcaacatgagttttggtgaggACAAACTATATCCAAAGTAGAGCATTCTATAACTCAACAACTCCATTCCTAGGAATTTCatttcaagagaaatgaaagcttaTGTGTATATGAAGATGTGTACACCAATGTTCttaccaattttatttataattgccccAAACTAGAAACAGACAAATGTGCGTAAACAAGTGAGtagataaactgtggtatatcaaTGCAagggaatactacttagcaataaaaaggaataaatcctTCATATATACACCAACATGgacaaatctcaaaataattatgctgggTGAAATATGTCAGATTAAAAAGGAGAGTATATGCTGTATtactacatttatatattataggaaatgcaaattaatgtgCATTTTCAGTATTCAGATCAGTGGTTACCTCTGGAGGTGAGGATTAACTAGGAAGGGGCATGAAGGAATCTTATGAGGTGATGGAGATGTTCTATATCTTGGTCTAGTTACACCAGTCTATACATGTATCAATTTCATTAAGCTGTGCATTTGAGATTTGTGCATGTTATTCTGTGAATGTTGTATCTCAGTAAAAAGGTTAAGACAAAGGTTAGCTCCTTTTGTCagtctcctttccctttcccttgaccctttcctatatttctttttctttccattcctctCTGTTCTTTACTTTTTGTGTCCTTTTGAGAGAGAGTTGATGGCACATCAGGCACTCATGCTGACTCTACACTTAACCCTGCCAATTAAATGTTCATATCCCTTCAACTGTACAGTTTATTCAGGAAAGTAGGATTGAAGAAGTCTGTGGTTAAAGAATAGCTCTTAGGAGTgaacatttcttccttttcccttgcACTTGAATTAGATATGTATCCTCGGGCCTTCACTTCTGTTCtggtatttcttttccttttttttttttttttttttgagacagagcctttgtcacccaggctggagtgtagtggtgtgattacagctcactgtagcttcaacctttcagactcaggcagtcctcctgtctcagcctcccgagtagcatgtgccaccatgcccggctaattttttaagttatttgtagagatgggggggtctccctatgttgcccagactggtctcgaactcctggactcaagcaatcctcctgccttggcttcccaaattgctgggactacaggcatgatccactgtgcccagctctgttGTGGTATTTCTTTAAGAACTGgtgtcggccaggcgcggtggctcaagcctgtaatcccagcactttgggaggccgagacgggcggatcacgaggtcaggagatcgagaccatcctggctaacacggtgaaaccccgtctctactaaaaaaatacaaaaaaaaaactagccgggcaaggtggcgggcgcctgtagtcccagctactcgggaggctgaggcaggagaatggggtgaacctgggaggcggagcttgcagtgagctgagatccagccactgcactccagcctgggcgacagagcaagactccgtctcaaaaaaaaaaaaaagaactggtgtCATAAGAATCAGACAGACTTGCTTTTGAGTCCCTGCTGCACCACTTGTTAGCTATTTGATCCTGAGACAATGACTTATCTTCTAtgatcctcagttttctcatccagaGCGTGGGTGTAATAATGCCTACCTCCtcgattgtctttttttttgagatggaatttcgttcttgtcgtccaggctggagtgcaatgacgtgatcttggctcactgcaacctcagtctcctgggttcaagagattctccaacctcagcctcccgagtagccaggactacaggcatgcgccaccacgcttggctgatttttgtatttttagtagagatgaggtttcaccatgttggccaggctggtctcaaactcctgacctcaggtgatctgcccacctcggcctcccaaagtgctgggattataggcatgagccaccatgcccagccaattgtcttaagaattaaatgagataatattggTAAAGCACTTTGCCTGCCACACAGAGGCCACTTAATTTTGGATGGCTTTCTTATTTCCAAAGATTGTGAACTCGTGACTTTTGATTCTTGGATTGACATCTAGCCCTGCTCCATTAGATATTAAATAACTCTTTTTATTGTTACTACTATAACAACTAGGGGGAGGACTTATACTTGCAATATGACTCTTAAATCTGTCCTTGGGCTCACATAACATGTTTCTTACCATATAAGAATGGAGAAGGCTTTTTTATTGGCTTCCACAACATTCCTGGATGGTTGGTTTGACACAGCTACTTGTTGCTATCCTGTTACCGAGGTGAAGACAGGAGAGGCATCTTGAGTTCACCAAGGTCTTATATCTTGTATGGTGATAGGTCTGGCACTGACAAATGTTCTATATCTTTCCTTGAGCAGATGTAATAAGACATTACAGACATCTGAGTAAATAAAAATAGGGCTATGGTTTTTCTTCCTACCGCAGACTCTACCAGATGACTCATTCCTACTACATAGGAATAACAGTGAATGTCAACCATAACACAGATGCGTATTTATTTCTCTCCTTACTGACTCATTTTTGAGAGCTTTTTAGCTAGCTGCACTATTTAGTTGATCACAAAGTTTTATCTTCTGTAGGGAAGTTTTGGTGGAAAGAAAACTGATACTTGCTGAATGATTGCTCTGTGTCAAACATAGGGCTAGTTGTTTTTAAGGAGGTCTAATCAACTCTGAGGTAATAAACACTATTGGATTTTGGAGAATGAGAAAACTTGATTGTGGAAAAGAGAACCAGTTTCTAGACCACCACTCAGCTAATATGTGACAGAAGCAATATCCCTTATCCCCAtccattgattttatttctttttgcttcagaTTTAAAGAGCGTGTGACAAATAGTCTAGCCTTTCTCTGTCTTAGCCCTATTGCAGTCACTGTTAACCAACTATCTGCTTGAAACCAAAATGACTCAGCCTAACCACAGAAGCAAATCAAACACTGATGGCCCATAATCTCCAGACAAGGCTTTAACCAAACCTttgtctatccatctatccatttgttcattcattcagcagatatttgtTGAGCATTGACTCTTTGCTAGACATCGTGTGAGGGGTTGCTGTTGATCCTAGAGTAGAACTATTTATCTCCCACAAATGAGGCATGGCCCTGCTAGGGACCTGTGTTACTAGCAAGCAGCTTTGAGGTTAGTATAGGAAGTGAGGATAGAGtctcagaaggaagaaaataaatatttagagagTATGGATTGTATCCTATTCATGGGATCCTGGGAAGTTCATTAACTGCCAGGAGGATTCCTAGTTCTCAGCTCTAGGCAGCAGCATCTTGGAAGGCTTCTCTGAAGGGTCTAAGCCTCAGATGTTCCCCTTTCAGCTTCTGCCCTCCATTCCTTGCACTCCTGGGTCTTAGATGGTCATGCTTGTCTCTGTATCCAAAACCTACTTTTTGGCACATGTTTATTTCCTCCCAGCTTTAAGAACAGCTTGTTCACTTGGGAAGGTCAGACTTCAGACTGGAACTCTTTGCCATTTCAGAGGGGCTGTGAGGATGTATACCTGGGGGAATGAAGGAGTTGGGTCTCACTCCCCAGGATAaggcaaacaaaaacaagtaCAGACACGTATCACTATGACTTAGGTATGGATTAAAGATTAACTGCGCCTTGCACAGAGGTGGCTCTCAATACATATTTTCTGCATCCCATCTTGAGCATCATTTTTTGGCTCTATTGTATTCTACACTTCCTTCCCAGTTCAGCGTTTCCTAATTCACTGACAGGCAGTTAAAAAATTGCCCCACATTTGGTATTACAAAAGTTTATGCaccatgtttctttcttttcttttcttttcttttctttcttttctgagacggagtcttgctctgttgcccaggctggagtacaggggcacgatctcagctcagtgcaagctctgcctcctgggttcacaccattctcctgcctcaacctcctgagtagctgggactacaggcgcccaccaccacgcccggctaattttttgtatttttagtagagacggggtttcactgtgttaaccaggatggtcttgatctcctgacctcgtgatccgcctgcttcggcctcccaaagtgctgggattacaggcgtgagccaccgtgcccagcctgcaccacatttcttttttttgtttgttttttttttttgtttgtttgtttgttttgtttttttgagatggagcctcgctctgtcgcccaggctggagtgcagtggccggatctcagctcactgcaagctctgccttccgggtttacgccattctcctgcctcagcctcccgagtagctgggactacaggcacccgccaccacgcccggctagttttttgtatttttttttttagtagagacggggtttcactgtgttagccaggatggtctcgatctcccgacctcgtgatccacccatctcggcctcccaaagtgctgggattacaggcttgagccaccgcgcccagcctgtttttatttcataatcataaacttaactGCAATACAGCTAGACATGGAAGGAATAAGGAAAATATGGAACCCAAAAAACTGCAGTGGGAGTACCAAGATTATAGGATACTTGTGAGCAAATGAGGTGGAGTgctctcctgagctacagaaggaatgATCTGGTGGTTAAAACACAAGTCACATCTATTAGAGTTATCTACAGTCAGCAATAGTTATCTTCTTGTCGATCTTGCCATTCCTGCTCCCAAAGTGCCCCATGGCTTCCACGatattcatgccttctttcaccTTGGCAAAGATCACATGCTTGCCATCCAACCACTCAATCTTGGTagtgcagatgaaaaactagGAACTATTTGCGTTGGGTCCAGCATTTTCCATGAacaagatgccaggacctgtatGCTTCAGGATGAAGTTCTCGTCATCAGATTTCTCCCCATAGATGGACTTGCCATCAGTGCTATTATGGCATGCGAAGTCACCACCCTGACGCATAAAGTCTGGgataattctgtgaaagcaggaacccttataatcaaattatttctctccagtgctcagagcatgaaaattttctgctgtctttggaactTTGTCTACAAACAGAAGAAGATGCAGCCCAAGGGCTCACCATGGGTGGCGATGTTGAAGAACATGGTGGGTTTGACTGTGGCTGGTGGCAGAGGTCTCTGTGTGTTAGCGGCATCTACAAAGCAGCCCAATCTAAGTATTTCATTATAACAGCATATACAGACTAGGACACCTTCCTTGACCAAACTTTAATTGGGCTCATCTGAGCATTCTGCTTAACCAGGACCTGCCATTAggcaagaatcctgctaagttattttagggagaatcTCCCCACCTTTTATATCTAGTCACCTTTGATATGAGATCAAGTTTCTTATTCCCCACCCTTGATGTCTAAGTCCTTAGCTTCCCTTTACCAAGAATCCTATTAGACAATTTTAGCAAGAATCCCTCTACCCTTGATATCTCCTTTTGTTAATTCTCTATCCACTGAccttttcattcttctcattGGCAATACATCTATAGCTATTTTTgctgaatttggagttgaatgcaatctctcttccctcttgtaatagtcttgaataaagtcttccttaccaTTTCAATAAGTGTCAGAATAATTTCTCTGTTATCcacagctttattaaggtataagtGACAAATATTGTGTATATCCAAAGTATATactgtgatgatttgatatatgtatacagtgTGAAATATTTACCAGAATCAAGTTAATTACAAcctcatcacctcacatagttgccattttgtgtgtgtatgtgtggtaaaggcacttaagatctactctcttagcaaatttcaagtatacaataattattattgactataatcactATGACTACCAACAGAAGGACATACTGCTTGCCCTGGCTGTCTCTTTCCCCATCCTCCAAGCTCTTGGAATAACATTGCTGTCAAAAAGTTGTGGGCAAAATGCAGATGTTTATATGTACACAGCTTTATTTGAGATTAAATTTAGGAGTTAAAATTTTAGAATGTAAGACATGATGTATTTTAACCATAAGAAGTAAGATCTTGAAATAAGAGGAAGGACACAAAAGATACCATTTCTACATCATTATCATTTGAAATATTACTATTCTTGGCATTCTCATGCCAAAGTATCCCCAACCCTAGCCAATGGTATATTTGCTATCCTGGGTTTTCTGACATTATTTGTAGAGTACTGGGCTGGCAGTCAAAGCTCCCCCCATGGTGGATCAAGACCACATTTTCAGTCCTGTTTTCCAAGAACTCTGTGCTCTTGGCGAACGGCACCATTTTCTGCTCCCTCAAAAGACTCCTTCATTTTCCACAATCCTTTAACATGCTAGGGTTGAATTTTCACAGGACTTGGCCTTGGCACACACATGATGTCAccacatcctcagatcaaacccaTGAAAGAGCATTGATACCTACTTTTAGAGGAGAAGGAAACAAGTCTTGGGGAGGGTAAGACACGCCAGCCTTGTCTTTGGTAAAGAAACAGATTGCTGGAGATTAGAGAAGGGTGGAGGAATAAAGTTGTTTTGGtattaaatgacaaaatgaatataaatcttGAATACATATTCAAGTTACATAAATGGTGTTTATTATTATGAAGTCTCATTAGCAGCATTGGCATAAATTTGCCCCTCCAGCTCTATTTCCAGATTCCTTTCCCCTACCCCTATCTATTTTGTGGAGGGA
It includes:
- the LOC115898729 gene encoding uncharacterized protein LOC115898729 codes for the protein MIWWLKHKSHLLELSTVSNSYLLVDLAIPAPKVPHGFHDIHAFFHLGKDHMLAIQPLNLGSADEKLGTICVGSSIFHEQDARTCMLQDEVLVIRFLPIDGLAISAIMACEVTTLTHKVWDNSVKAGTLIIKLFLSSAQSMKIFCCLWNFVYKQKKMQPKGSPWVAMLKNMKTLLLIAPSSNLWKLIAEWEVKRWSDNNLIMKQTHVKRRCLDDGGPELQKAVWELGCPPSIQCLLPPVCYACVWFLIFFNS